In a genomic window of Mastacembelus armatus chromosome 3, fMasArm1.2, whole genome shotgun sequence:
- the nr1h3 gene encoding oxysterols receptor LXR-alpha translates to MSTLSVTDIQDVGHDESKVFDGASELQLDCMVEESSGSTTMKHDGLLSLADLSQPDGFSAPPHNGPSLTEMNNPLPVEPSDIKLDPAAGDTSASIDGQPVKRKKGPAPKMLGNEVCSVCGDKASGFHYNVLSCEGCKGFFRRSIIKSAQYNCKNNGRCEMDMYMRRKCQQCRLRKCREAGMLEQCVLSEEQIRLKKMKKQQEDETARTSTVVTPSPPQEAPTLDPQQQEMIEKLVAMQKQCNKRSFLDRPRVTPWPQSQDLQNREVRQQRFAHFTELAIMSVQEIVDFAKQLPGFLELTREDQIALLKTSTIEIMLLETSRRYNPAIDSITFLKDFSYNKEDFAKAGLQFEFINPIFEFSKGMNDLHLDEAEYALLIAINIFSADRPNVQDHDLVERLQQPYVDALRSYIMIKRPNDHLMFPRMLMKLVSLRTLSSVHSEQVFALRLQDKKLPPLLSEIWDVNE, encoded by the exons ATGTCCACACTGTCTGTGACTGATATCCAAGATGTTGGTCATG ATGAGAGTAAGGTGTTTGATGGGgcctctgagctgcagctggactGCATGGTTGAGGAGAGCAGTGGAAGCACCACAATGAAACATGATGGCCTGCTGTCACTGGCTGACCTCTCCCAGCCAGATGGCTTCTCCGCCCCCCCTCATAATGGCCCTTCACTTACTGAGATGAACAATCCTCTGCCGGTGGAGCCAAGTGACATCAAGCTGGACCCAGCTGCAGGTGACACATCAGCCAGCATAG ATGGTCAGCCTgtgaagagaaagaaggggCCTGCTCCAAAGATGCTGGGCAATGAGGTGTGCAGTGTATGTGGTGACAAGGCCTCTGGTTTCCATTATAATGTGTTGAGCTGCGAAGGCTGCAAGGGCTTCTTTCGACGCAGCATCATTAAAAGTGCCCAGTACAATTGCAAGAATAACGGGCGCTGTGAAATGGACATGTACATGCGACGCAAGTGCCAGCAGTGCCGTCTGCGCAAGTGTCGGGAGGCAGGCATGCTGGAGCAGT GTGTGCTCTCTGAGGAACAAATTAGgctaaagaaaatgaagaagcaGCAGGAGGACGAAACAGCCCGTACTTCCACAGTGGTCACCCCCAGCCCTCCACAGGAAGCACCTACACTGGatccacagcagcaggagaTGATTGAGAAGCTGGTGGCCATGCAGAAGCAGTGCAACAAGAGGTCTTTCCTTGATAGACCAAGAGTGACA CCATGGCCACAGAGCCAGGACTTGCAGAACCGAGAAGTGCGTCAGCAGCGGTTCGCCCACTTCACTGAGTTAGCAATCATGTCGGTCCAGGAGATTGTGGATTTTGCTAAGCAGCTTCCTGGTTTCCTGGAGCTCACAAGGGAAGACCAGATTGCTCTACTTAAGACTTCTACCATTGAG ATTATGTTGCTCGAGACATCTCGGCGGTACAACCCTGCCATCGATAGCATTACGTTTTTGAAAGATTTCAGCTATAATAAGGAGGACTTTGCCAAAGCAG GTCTTCAGTTTGAGTTCATTAACCCCATCTTTGAGTTTTCGAAAGGAATGAATGACCTGCATCTGGATGAGGCGGAATATGCTCTGCTTATTGCCATCAACATCTTCTCTGCAG ATCGACCAAATGTGCAGGATCATGATCTGGTAGAGAGGCTGCAGCAGCCTTACGTGGACGCACTGCGCTCTTACATCATGATAAAGAGACCAAAC GATCACTTGATGTTCCCTCGAATGCTGATGAAGCTGGTGAGCCTCCGTACATTAAGTAGCGTCCACTCAGAACAAGTGTTTGCCCTTCGCCTCCAGGATAAGAAGCTTCCTCCACTGCTCTCTGAAATCTGGGACGTCAATGAATGA